A section of the Oryza sativa Japonica Group chromosome 1, ASM3414082v1 genome encodes:
- the LOC107275704 gene encoding protein RADIALIS-like 3 yields MASSSKASSSSSASAASSEWTKQQNKQFERALAVYDTDAPDRWHNVARYMGGAKSAEEVRRHYERLQADVEQIEAGGVPFSLGYGATPQAGRR; encoded by the coding sequence ATGGCATCCAGCTCCAAggcctcgtcctcgtcgtcggcgtcggcggcgtcgtcggagtGGACGAAGCAGCAGAACAAGCAGTTCGAGCGCGCCCTGGCGGTGTACGACACCGACGCCCCGGACCGGTGGCACAACGTCGCCCGCTACATGGGCGGCGCCAAGTCCGCCGAGGAGGTGCGCCGCCACTACGAGCGGCTCCAGGCGGATGTCGAGCAGATTGAGGCCGGCGGCGTGCCGTTCTCCTTGGGCTACGGCGCCACGCCACaggccggccgccgctag